From a single Nostoc edaphicum CCNP1411 genomic region:
- a CDS encoding Uma2 family endonuclease gives MTAVSPVVKPVSQMRITPGSTVNIQDISWEEFESILQELGEKRSLRVAYSKSTLEIMVPLPEHEKSKDLISDIVKILLKIAGKSYEPFGSTTFKRENIAGVEPDACFYIQNYQRMIGRRKLEPNDPPPDLAIETDVTSKTTLDAYVAIAVPELWIYDSKKLRIYLLRDGHYIESDNSPNFPNIPLTQIIVATVERAWQVGTVQALKEFEGALERSSF, from the coding sequence ATGACTGCTGTATCCCCCGTTGTTAAACCTGTTAGCCAAATGCGGATAACGCCTGGTAGTACAGTAAATATCCAGGATATAAGCTGGGAAGAATTTGAGTCTATTTTGCAAGAACTGGGTGAAAAGCGATCGCTACGAGTTGCTTACAGCAAGTCTACGTTAGAAATTATGGTTCCTCTACCCGAACACGAAAAATCAAAGGACTTAATTTCGGATATTGTAAAAATCTTGCTGAAGATCGCTGGGAAAAGTTATGAACCCTTCGGTTCAACTACCTTCAAGCGGGAAAATATAGCGGGGGTAGAACCAGATGCTTGCTTCTACATCCAAAATTACCAAAGAATGATTGGTCGTCGCAAACTAGAACCAAACGATCCGCCTCCTGATTTGGCAATTGAAACAGATGTAACATCAAAAACAACTCTTGATGCATACGTTGCGATCGCAGTTCCAGAACTATGGATTTACGATAGTAAAAAGCTGAGGATTTATTTACTCAGAGATGGACATTATATCGAATCTGATAACAGTCCTAACTTTCCAAATATCCCTCTAACTCAAATTATTGTCGCTACGGTTGAACGAGCTTGGCAAGTAGGAACCGTGCAAGCTTTGAAAGAGTTTGAAGGGGCATTAGAGAGAAGTAGTTTTTGA
- a CDS encoding type II toxin-antitoxin system ParD family antitoxin, with product MKSINISLPDAMRTYIEEKVATGGYSSVSEYFRELVRQDQKRQAAERLETMLLEGLNSGNATEMTPDDWEDIRQAVRERITKHKESNQG from the coding sequence GTGAAAAGTATAAATATATCTCTCCCTGATGCAATGCGGACTTATATAGAAGAGAAAGTGGCAACTGGTGGTTACAGCAGCGTCAGTGAATATTTTCGTGAGTTAGTGCGCCAAGACCAAAAGCGTCAAGCGGCTGAACGTTTAGAAACGATGCTTTTAGAAGGTTTAAATTCTGGGAATGCAACTGAGATGACTCCTGATGATTGGGAAGATATACGCCAAGCTGTGCGGGAAAGAATCACCAAGCATAAAGAGTCAAACCAAGGTTAA
- a CDS encoding type II toxin-antitoxin system RelE/ParE family toxin, with product MSDVSKRPQVIRDLIELATYIAEDNLEASDRFLAAAEITFKQLGKMPGMGKPCQFSHPNLSGVRQQAIKGFKNYLVFYLPSDSGVEILRVIYGGRDIEAILDEDLGEKDLE from the coding sequence ATGAGCGACGTAAGCAAACGACCGCAAGTCATCCGCGATTTGATAGAATTAGCAACTTATATTGCAGAAGATAACTTGGAAGCTTCAGATAGGTTTCTTGCAGCAGCAGAAATAACTTTCAAACAACTGGGTAAAATGCCAGGAATGGGAAAACCTTGTCAATTCTCTCATCCAAATTTATCTGGTGTTCGACAGCAAGCAATAAAAGGATTTAAAAATTATCTTGTTTTTTATCTTCCTTCAGATTCCGGTGTAGAGATTCTTAGAGTCATTTATGGCGGACGAGATATTGAAGCAATCTTGGATGAAGATTTAGGAGAGAAGGACTTGGAATAA
- the mnmA gene encoding tRNA 2-thiouridine(34) synthase MnmA yields the protein MKKVVVGLSGGVDSSTAAAILHHQGYEVIGLTLWLMKGKGQCCSEGMIDAADLCEQLGVPHQIVDIRDLFQTHIVDYLVTGYSAGITPLPCSQCNKTVKFGPMVQYAREELGCDRIATGHYARISYDKATGRYQLLRAIDRNKDQSYFLYDLSQDLLAATIFPLGELEKTDTRRIATEYGLKTADKPESQDLCLVESNGSMRAFLDKYLAPKTGDIVDVTGKVLGQHDGVHHYTIGQRKGLGIAAAEPLYVIELDAENNKVVVGDRTKVTQPECTVNRVNWVSIAEPSTPIHAEVQIRYRSTATPAMVIPLENSRVRLVFDEPQISITPGQAAVWYNGEKVLGGGIIEQFS from the coding sequence ATGAAAAAAGTCGTCGTTGGTCTTTCTGGTGGCGTTGACAGTTCCACCGCCGCAGCTATCCTGCACCATCAGGGCTATGAAGTGATTGGTTTGACTCTTTGGCTAATGAAAGGCAAAGGTCAATGTTGCTCTGAAGGTATGATCGACGCGGCTGATCTCTGTGAACAATTGGGCGTTCCCCATCAGATTGTAGATATTCGGGATCTCTTTCAGACGCATATTGTCGATTATTTGGTGACTGGTTACAGTGCAGGGATCACACCTTTGCCTTGCTCCCAGTGCAATAAAACAGTGAAGTTTGGGCCAATGGTGCAGTATGCTCGTGAAGAATTGGGATGCGATCGCATCGCCACCGGTCATTATGCCCGAATTAGCTATGACAAAGCAACCGGACGTTACCAGTTATTAAGGGCTATTGACCGTAACAAAGACCAGTCATATTTTCTCTATGATTTGTCTCAAGATTTACTTGCAGCAACGATATTTCCTTTGGGCGAACTAGAAAAAACTGACACGCGCCGGATTGCGACTGAATACGGACTGAAAACTGCTGATAAACCAGAAAGCCAAGACTTATGCTTAGTGGAAAGTAACGGTTCCATGCGGGCATTTTTGGATAAATATTTAGCTCCTAAAACAGGCGATATTGTCGATGTCACAGGCAAAGTTTTGGGACAGCATGATGGTGTCCATCATTACACCATTGGCCAGCGCAAAGGCTTGGGGATTGCTGCTGCCGAACCGCTGTATGTGATTGAATTAGATGCGGAAAATAATAAAGTAGTAGTAGGCGATCGCACCAAGGTAACTCAGCCAGAATGCACTGTAAATCGGGTAAATTGGGTTTCTATTGCCGAACCATCAACCCCAATTCATGCTGAAGTGCAAATTCGCTATCGTTCAACGGCTACACCAGCGATGGTGATTCCGTTGGAAAACTCTCGTGTGCGTTTGGTATTTGATGAACCCCAAATCAGTATCACCCCCGGACAAGCGGCGGTGTGGTACAACGGCGAGAAAGTGTTAGGTGGCGGAATAATTGAACAGTTTAGTTAA